Part of the Phaseolus vulgaris cultivar G19833 unplaced genomic scaffold, P. vulgaris v2.0 scaffold_20, whole genome shotgun sequence genome, ggatgagagttcttgatcttcttggtaaagctctcttatgtggtcaaatccaagaatttgggcacctagttttgaaaagagagtgtgccgtcttgaaagagcatcggccactatattggtgcttcctttcttgtatttgattacataaggaaattgttcaagaaattccatccatttagcatgtctcttgttgagcttgtgttggccctttaaatattttaaagactcgtgatcactatggataacaaattctttggacacaaggtagtgttcccaagtctttagggctcgcacaagagcatagagctctttgtcataggtggggtagttgagggtggcaccatggagtttttcactaaaataagcaatggggtgtccaccttgcaacaaaaccgcacctatgcctaccccgatgcatcacactctatctcaaaagttttggaaaaatttggaagagatagaatgggtgcattggtgagttgagctttgagcctttgaaaggcttgctcatgcttttcattccaacaaaatgcaacatcttttttcacaagttcattcaaaggagaagctagactagaaaaattagggacaaaccttctatagaagctagctaacccatgaaaacttcttacatcacttacattttgtggagttggccactcgcggatggctttgattttctcgggatctacatgcaccccctttttgttaactatgaaacctaagaaaactacactatctacacaaaaggtacacttatccctattggcaaaaagactatttttcctaagaactagaagaacttccctaaggtgacttagatggtcttctaggcttttactatagactaagatatcatcaaagtaaactactacatatttacctatacaatccctcaaggtgtgattcataagcctcatgaatgtgcttggagcattagtaagcccaaagggcatcaccaaccactcgtatagtccaaatttggtcttaaaagcggttttccactcatcaccctccttgattcgaatttggtgatatccacttttaaggtcaattttggagaatagagttgacccatgcaattcatcaagcatatcatcaagccttgggattggatgcctatacttgatggtgatgttgttgattgctctacaatcacaacacatacgccattttccatctttttttggcaccaacaagacaggtacagcacaagggcttaggctcttttgaacccaacccttctccaacaagtcttgaacttgtgattctatctcctttctttcctcggggttggttctataagcaggcctatttggtaggcttgcccccggtataaagtcaatttgatgttctatccccctaagaggaggaagcccaatgggtccttcttgggagaatagatcttcaaattcactcaaaaggttttctatttgaggaggtaaaaccatgagttcactacttgtggcagtgcatgtaagtgctcctttacaaaagataaggcttggttgttcaacaagaagcaagttttcaaaaacattttcaagaggtttttcttgttgaccaaccttgtgggaaggaacactcttctcccacgcctttctatccctaaggattttctctttttctagctctttttttttttgttttcctcatccctcttttgtttcatttgtatttggtctttcaccacttgagaatgtggtaaaggactaagtacaaacttcttatatttatgggtgaaggaaatctcgttagtgagaccatcatgcaaggttttcttgtcaaattgccatggcctccctaataagatatggcaagcttccatagacactacatcacataaaactttgtctttgtagttccctatggaaaacttgatttccacttgcttgtctacatgtagttccccattttcattaagccattgaagtttgtaaggttttgggtgaggaactacttgtagcttaagcttttcaaccatcctagcactacagcaattacaactagatccactatccacaatgagagaacatatattttctaaaacattgcatcttgtatgaaagatgttctccctttgtgtttccatggatgtgctagggtgattgttgagggttctcctaatcataagcaattctccctctagtggagctaccctctcatcctctcccccttcttctttctcactaggctcatcctcgccactagtgtactcgtctacaccttttaaaaacaaagtcctttggtttggacattgtgcttgcacatgccccctaccatagcacttaaaacacttgacatctctagctcggatgggtggggttgaggtttctttggtgaagggtttggtaggctcttttggtttttccttggatgtactaccctcccttctaaactctttcttgggataagagctagaataggggctcaccttttgacttgaagttttgcgcaagttttgttgctcaactttaatgcaaagttgaaccaaatcattcaagtcttgataaggtaagagctctactctatctcttatctcaagtgataggccactaaggaacctagcaatggtggtttcctcttcctctctaatagaggctctcatcatatagagctccatcttttgtctatactcctctacgctcatatttctttgttggagtctttcgagcttgtccattaactccctatggtagtaagagggtatatgtcgacgtcttagggctcccctaaggtcattccaatatgtaatggaaggttccctatgaagacgtctatctctttcgagagaggtccaccaatacatggcattcccttggaaactaagggtggctaggggtacttttcgttcctcacttaccctatggcaagcaaaaagttgctctaccttcatctcccaatctagatatacttctacattttccttaccatggaaatgaggtaggtctactcttgtttcccttggcacctcttgttccctttgcctagttcttctagggggtggttggtaataatcattgattctacggcttccctcccctacagattcaatactttgagaatgtgatgcatgagttttttttgatttttgtgatttttgtgacttctcttcttgagctttagccaactcattgattttgttctcattctccaattgtctaaaagagatcaattgtaccgcttgggatacttcttttaaaagagttttcaaagattttacttcactttctatagactttggagagtgagaagaagaagacatggctaaaactttgtgtatataggtgttttacttggagaaagtttaggaaagttagagaagggagttttccaggtaagggaggtgagtcacaaaggactacttaagtaccaagccttttccttgccaaaaacttttcgtccaatgacttcacacaaaattttctcttagtagaacacttagaacacaagaagttgagaaatcaaaaagcaagaaaacttatgtaagctagatatgcagcaaactagtcggtatagcacaaatttaaacaatactaaacatgcaaaacgtttctaccaaaacaaaagaaatacaagttcaaacaagcaacaaattactaagcaaaataactatgctattcggccctaggtgaggcttcttggacactttgagcccttgaagacacactcaccgtctaaaacgtaaattaaaagaggtaattaacaataatccaagttgtaaaggagataagaaaactccctttgttgatcctctttttggttagtgcactttctttgttgtcttgattgttgatcttctaggtgtttgtagtgtttgtttcggccttagcttgactcctccttagaaagttggctttaattctccaatttccagcacctattcacaagggcttagCCTTAAatcaagtcaatttccatgcacataagcaccaagagagaattaaattTCAGCACCCAAAttgagaggtcaagaaacaaaagcaagaaacaaatttaattgaaagaaaacagtaccaccaaaaggatttataatatgacaacttagaaagagattcaaggaattaaagcaaacaattaaaggtactcaataaaagttggcacacaaaaggaattcctaaagaaaagcactagattagatgaccaaataaaaaaaaacagcaccactggaaaatgttgtgggccagaaaacagttttgttccccgatttatgctgagctgtaatggtaagatttgtttctgaaatttggatacaagaaaattcaggatcttagctaaattttggctttggaatcacctaaaacgcatgcaccatttttttttaataatttttgcaaatttggtgtgcagttaggccagctgtaacgctcaagatttgcactctgattttgtgagatttatcattttttttctgttgctccttttgacctcattctttttttgtcttttctataacaccttaaacttgcattttccagaaattcagaattttcctatgggtagaaaaattttgttaaacaaaacagcccagaacagagaggtgatacaggggaaatctggaaaactggaagaaaacagcaagataaccaaaattaacacaatggaaatgtgagaatggaaattgtgtatgaactaagacataattatgaactcaaactaaaaataaaaagcaccaaaggatcaaaataacagcagattaaagcaatataaagagacccaaaacaagaaacaatcaagccaaaaaataggactactaagaattgatgacaatatggatgaacatgacttgacaaaacatgtatagattcagaaaattaaagactcaaagcataatatgaagcaaaataatgaaagcaataaagactcaaagcctaaaacaaaatagcaacacaaaggtgtatggaatcctatcacaaattgcacaagaacttgttcaagatcaaatgaacaagagtgcttgggttggatcttccacaaagcacaccaagaacaaattaaaatataaaaacagcaagactagtaaggaattgaaatgacaaagatgaaataaagaagaactgaaattaaaaagacaagctactcatcttgaagaaccaaaagctcatgataccaaatgatggcatttcatgtgttcttcttgaatcaaagtagtaaaaatggatgcggaagcaatgggtgagtgaaacaaagccctcctaggagttgtgatggctttgaaggtgcatgatgagtatggattagagaggttcggccagctctatgaagaaaggtgaagggagtgaagtttatagcctagatttctaggagaagtaaagctagtgcacaaaatgggcagcataacaatactcaattaaacttgtcaaatacaatgaggtagcctccctatttataggctatgtggacgtaaatgttaagccacctttctaaagaaaataaaaccaaaaattaaatctaaatctaaggtgcaatgaccggccatacactaccctagattctagaaggtttccataaaaaatgcttcctacactatcctatctactaagtacccccaatgggcctttatgcaaacatatacaaagccttctctcttccatccgtggcctcatttgcttgtgtttgaatatgtttggccattgatcttgtaaggggtcttagacggtctagctccatggatagcctccctccttcacggcctagacgctcaccttcacgtcctagacgcttactttcacgtcctagacgctcaccttggtcttggtcttggtctagacgctctccttggcttgtgccttggcttccttgggtaggtgtgcctggccctcctccatcataccttgtgcgcagtgatatGTTCCACTGGTTCttcctctatccacttggtgaagtactcgatggcaacgattaagtacttcatctgccttattgcTAGTGGGAATGGGCCTAAGATATCAatcccccaagtatggaaaggccttgggctgtatatggatctcagtTCCTCTGGTGGCGCcctgtgccaatcagcgtgcatctgacactgcttgcagcGCTGGGCGTATCGAACGCAGTCTTCTCTTACTGTCGGTCAATAAAACCCTGCACGTACTACCTTGGATGCCAAGACtcttcctcccacgtggctcccacaaataccttcgtggagttcagccattatcctggtgcactcgtcgccacttacgcatGTCAAGATAGGGTGTGTAAACCCATGTCTGAATAATATCCCATCCACTAAGTTGTACCTTGCAGCGTTCCTCTTGACCTTCCTGCCTTCTTCTGGTTCCGCTGGGAGGATCCCATCCGCgaggtatcgcttgtaggggGTCATCCAGGTATCTCCTTCCTCCAAGGCGCATACCTGTACGCCCTTCTCTTCTTCCGGCGAGGTCGCGTAAGTACTGATGTAGGGTGACCTCGCCGTGTCTTGACTCAGAGAGCGATGGCTCATTGGCTTTCCTCTTGCTGTACTAATGtgaaggacatccaccctgttgtatgccacaaactttcgcggcgttttgagggtctctttgatgacagtcctctgccttccccccttgcctgagctggtcAACTTGGCAAGCAGGttagctctggcattttgctctctaggGACATGCACTAGCTCAAACGCGGCGAAGGCTCCCTTCAACACCTCGACGTACCTCAAGTATGCggccatctgtggatcctttGCCTGATACTCCCCCGTTACTTGCCCTATGACCAAttgtgagtcactctttgccaagagGCTTTGAGCGCCCATTTCTTTGGCCAAAAGCATCCCAGCAAACAACGCCTCGTACTCCGCTTGGTTATTGCTTACTTTAAAGGCAAAGCGTaaagcttgctcgatcaacactccgttaggcccttccaagattattccagcgccactcccctgctggttggaggacccatccactgagagcatccacttTGACCCATTTCTACCTCTTGAGGATCTCCTCCTGGTGATAGTTCTGCCACAAAATCAGCATAGACTTGCCCCTTGATGGATCCCCTGGGTTCGTActggatatcaaactccgacaactccaccgcccaacgaaccatcctccctgctacatctggcttctgaagtactttctggatgggtaggttcgtcatcaccaccactgtgaaactgtggaaatagtggcggagccttcTGGCTGAGAATTGCTGCTAgtgccgccttctccagtgactggtacctcaattctgggccttgcaaggccttgcttacgaagtaaaTGGGCTTCTACACTTGGTCTTGCTCCTGGATTAGCATAGAGCTAATGGCCCACTTTGTTACCGCAAGGTATAATCGGAGGGGGATGCCTACTTGTGTCTTGCAAAGCACAGGTGGAGTctccaagtactccttcaacttgaggaacgctgcttcacactcatccgtccatgcaaaacggctattcctctttaggcactggaagtaggggTGGCCCTTCTCACCTCCAGCAGATACCAATCTTGACAGGGCCGCCATCCACCCAGTCAATTGCTGAACATCTTTAACTGAGGTTAGGCTCTTCATGGCGATGATAGTTGCACACTTGCCagggttcgcttctatccctCTCTCAGTGAGCATGAATcctaagaacttccctgcctccacgccaaaaacgcacttttctgGGTTTAATTTGAGGCGGTACTTTGATATGGTAGCAAATAGCTATTCCAGACCCGCTGCGTGCTGCCCCCTGTCGTGCgaagtcaccaccatgtcatctacgtaggcctgcacgttccttccaAGCATAGGTGCAAGGACCTTatccattagcctttggtaggtggcgcctgcattcttcaaACCAAAtgacatcaccttataacagtaactgcacgtctccgtcatgaacgtcGTTTTACACtcatctcttgggtgcatcttgatctgattgtaacctgagaatgcgtccaggaaactcagcattTTGCAGCCTGAGGCGCTGTCCACTATAGCGTCGATGTTAGGCAGTGGGTACGAATCTTtagggcatgccttgttcagatctgtgaagtcaacgcacatcctccatttcccatttgccttcttcactagaactacgttggccagccactcagggtattgtatctccctgatgtgcccagcGCTTAGCAGCTTCTGCGTCTCGTCCTTCACAATGAGGCATcgttcctcgttgaacttcctccttctctgtcgcatagggcgaaccttggcgtccatggtaagatggtggcacaaaaaatctgggtcgatgcctggcatgtccgcCGTAGTCCACGCGAATGCATCTAGGTGGCGCGAGATCACCGCAGCTACCTCTTCTCGTTCTTCCTGGCTCAAGAAGAGTCCTAATTTGAACACCTtaccccctatttgtctttcCACCACGTTGTCTACTAGTTGGGGTTGCTCACTCTGCACGTTCTCTGTGCGAGACTCATTCATGGGATCCTCTTCTATAGGAGTCGCCCTATCGGATGCATCGGGCATCGCCTCCTCTGAGTCTTCTTCCATGGGCGAGGCCTCTCCGTATACTTCTTCCATTGGCGAGGCGTCACTGTATCTTCCTTCTGTGCGTGCAtcttctataggcgtcgcccctACAGGTATGGCCTCGACGGGCGTGGACTCTGCAGGCGTCGCCTCTTGCACTGGTTCTAGCTCCATTCGCGAATCTGAAACGGGTGGTCGTTCaatcaccatgaccacgcctctcttcgtcttcaggctattttcatagcactttcgGGCCtcttcctgatctgacttgattacGATTACTTTGCCACTAAGATCtagtagcttcatcttcatgtagCGCGTGAAGGACACTGCctaacaagatgttgtaggctgagttggcgttaaccaccaagtaccggatgctctcggtgcGCGACGCCGCTCTatcagtgaacgtcgtcctcagctccaggTAACCACGTACCTCCACCGGGTTatctgcaaacccatacaagcatccagtatAGGGTCTCAGCAGGTCAGGGgataactgtagcttgttgaaggtcgaccaaaacatgacgtctgcagaactgccctggtcgacgagaaccctaTGTACCTTTCTTCCCGTTGTGACTattgaaatgaccacggggtcattattgtgtgggacgacatcccgcaggtcagcccttgtgaaaacgaggtctgactcccacgggtcatCCGGAAACTCCTCAGCAACTGAACTCACTGACCTCACATATTTCTTAGgttgagaggcagtgggtcctcctcCGGAAAAGCCGCCATAAATGGTGTGTACTTCTTCGCTTGACCTTCCTCTGGTGTCGCCATGGCTGTGGTTGTAGTAGACCCAGCGAGATAATCTCATCCAATTGATAGCCCAGTGCtaagcagttgttaatatggtgcccgAATGCCTCGTGAAATTTGCACCATGATTCTTTGTggggtcccaacaccttgtcagacttcaccagtggcctcaacctgtaagctatgttgggcacaacgatgaggtctttaagcTCCACCACGAAATTATGCCTCAGAGGGctatttccctctctccttccttctgctCGACCCCTAGGCTGGGTCCTCCTTGCCTCGTAGGTGCACTTCCTGTCTTGGTTCTTTCTCTCTGTGGCGGCTTTGTGGATCCTAACAGGTTGTGTGCGCATGTGCGCTCTTGGGCGTGTGGGTGCAGCAATCGTGCATTTCTCGTATGCCTCACCCTTAGAGGCAATGTGTTCTACCGCCTGACGCCTTATTTCAGCAAAAGTCTTGGGCGGCTGCGATTGAGTGACTTGCTGAAAGACCCAGGACAAACCCCtttcctgaatgcgtacacgatcatgggctcgtctgtggtacccaccttcaccacctgcgccccgaaacggcttatgtactctttcagggtctcaccttgatactgcttcacgtcaaacagatcGTATGAAACTGGGGGTGGAGCCCTGTTGGCTagatactgctctctgaatagcCGCGAAAGCTCTGtgaaagacgtgatgtgaccctctgggaggctgatgaaccaatccatgggCATCCCAATCAAAGTGCTCATTaagagcttgcatcttacgGCATCAGAACCGCATACCAACATCATatgtgtgtggaacgcagtgaggtgcgcctcatGGTCCTCCATCCTTGTGAAGGTTACTTTGGGCCCCGTGAATGTGTTGGGGATCGCTGTCTCTAGGATCGCCTGTGAGAATGGTGTTGAGAATTCTCTTGGTGGGGTGGCAGTCTCAAGCTCGTCTACGTCGTTGGTgcggtggagctcatcgtttctcgcctgagatgctgtgagatccgcctgcatgcgctcttgctccgctttggatgctgccattgcttcttgcaatCCTTGCATCATGGCCATGAGTtgctgcatggtcatctcttcactcctagcgcgtgcgGGTCTCATTTTCATGGTTTCTGGAAGCCTTCCTGACTATCGTGCGATTTGAGAACTGGGATTGGGTTGGAAACTGCAATTGGAACTGAAAAActgtgtgatgggactgatgttttatatcggccccacgatgggcgccaaatgttcccgccggttgaccggggTCGTCTTTATGTGTGGCTTGTCTttacgagctagggcaccttcattctgctccgtctgtgagtacctgaaaagaagttaacaaaggggcgccctcgcggccgtttgcactccgatgatcaagtcagctagcgagaaacatcaaaggggacacacctccgtatcgaaaCACCGTGactggatgctctgaaggtggtcaaaaatACTGAGTAACTAAttactgtgttgccctaattgtttGTGCGTACAATGGGTGCGCCGtggaacaactagggtttgtgacTCTGTGTATActgtgagaattaggtcaaaactcggatcccttTCAAAGGTCCCAAAACCCCCTTCTTATACACCTCCCGCATTTAAAGCGCATTagagcgcattgaaagcgtataaaaatcatGCCTTGAAACGTTCGaaacttaactgaattaacgcgtaccttagcgaacttttaggaaagcctcgatgttttcagtgcttattgccacgtgttcttctgacttgatcgctgcTCTACACAGTGGGCCTCACAgtgccgtaacccaacttagggttattccattgtgtgagtcctctttcctcaaagtgcatctggcgcgggGGAtaactttctgggtgccaactcatgcgccccagcctctagtcattcgccctgggagtgtctgggagtgtatctacctttctctaatgccatgcacgtggttctcccctgggcgtggccctctcatgggtcgtatcggCCCTAGGGTCTCCCATCGGTGGCATGGGTatttcacgagtcaggttactccctaccGGTACTAGAACTATAGCCTTGAAGCCgcctttctcttctttttattactgttctgagctaCGTCTTAACCCGACGATGCTTCAACCTGGCGATACCCTCTTCTGGCGATGCCTTACTTTGGcaacgccttatcttggcgacgcctcactttggcgacgccttctcttggcgacgcccccaAGCGGTCAGTCTGTTGACTTCCTTCCTTGGACTCCTCGAGTGGTCCCACTATATGTTGACTTGGACTTaatcgttgactttgactttggtcaacgcccagggacgggacggtacaatatTGTTTTGTAGAGATGGTTGATGTAGGTATTGTTCTCTAAGTTTTGAGTCAATTATTGATATGTTAAATGAAGACTACTTAGTTGCATCAatcttttaaacaaaaatacaaagTTTCTCCCTAATGTAATATAGGGTCAACTTAGGTTAAATCCCAAAGAAAACATGTTGATTGAATTCGTTTTGATGTTCTTATCTTCACAAATTAAAAAAGGGGAAACTTGATTTTAAATGCAAAAAGTAGAAGAAAGTAAAATGCAAGACTATGTATTACACCATACCATCTGTCAAAACAATTGTCTGATAGATTGTCTAGTGTAACTGAAAGTTGTAAATGACTTGAATGTAAAACATTGGAAAGAAAACAAAGAttataaaactataaatataaatataaataaacaggCAATAGAAG contains:
- the LOC137817204 gene encoding uncharacterized protein, producing the protein MGAQSLLAKSDSQLVIGQVTGEYQAKDPQMAAYLRYVEVLKGAFAAFELVHVPREQNARANLLAKLTSSGKGGRQRTVIKETLKTPRKFVAYNRVDVLHISTARGKPMSHRSLSQDTARSPYISTYATSPEEEKGVQVCALEEGDTWMTPYKRYLADGILPAEPEEGRKVKRNAARYNLVDGILFRHGFTHPILTCVSGDECTRIMAELHEGICGSHVGGRVLASKVVRAGFY